One region of Gemmatimonadota bacterium genomic DNA includes:
- a CDS encoding MFS transporter yields MEMAQHGGPPLRDVVAARRSQRETRRNSWLLVINGGMVMMAYTFISADLVMPAFVQTLTESSILIGMAGALMRMGWAWPQVFISRIIEPRPRKMPLLIWAGMARSVMWILVGVMTFFLGGLKPAIFLFLFMVFYALGTSLMGVMNVPWMDLMGKAIPASHRAKVFALRRFSGGVMSMVAGVLISYILSAQSGLAFPHNYAVLFMLSGSGTALAVLTFGMIREPIEKRTRAQLSLKNYLISGLSLMKEDVNFRRLCMVQFLWGFSMMGGPFYVPYAISGLGIGVVYIGFYVIAMQFSSVFSNVAWAWVGRYKGNQALFLYGTCLLALSILIPICIVYVPNHLLNFWGTEVDLRVVVYAFTFIFSGAAQSGMYSGRMTYVLDIAPADRRPTYTSFMNMFMFPQGLLPMLAGVLVAWISYQNLFRISLLFIPFAAMLAYQLKPVIHRED; encoded by the coding sequence ATGGAAATGGCACAGCATGGGGGACCGCCGCTACGCGATGTGGTGGCGGCGAGGCGCTCGCAAAGGGAGACGCGCCGAAATAGCTGGTTGCTGGTGATCAACGGCGGCATGGTGATGATGGCGTACACGTTTATCAGCGCTGATCTGGTGATGCCGGCTTTTGTGCAAACGCTGACCGAGTCCAGTATTTTGATCGGGATGGCGGGCGCGCTGATGAGGATGGGATGGGCCTGGCCGCAGGTTTTTATCTCTCGGATTATCGAACCCAGACCCCGAAAGATGCCTTTGCTGATCTGGGCAGGTATGGCGCGAAGTGTGATGTGGATTCTGGTGGGTGTGATGACCTTTTTTCTCGGCGGGTTGAAGCCCGCAATTTTTTTGTTTTTATTTATGGTGTTTTACGCTTTGGGAACATCGCTGATGGGCGTGATGAATGTGCCGTGGATGGATTTGATGGGCAAGGCGATTCCAGCGTCGCATCGGGCAAAAGTTTTTGCTCTGCGCCGCTTTTCAGGTGGTGTGATGTCGATGGTTGCGGGTGTTCTGATTTCCTATATTTTGAGCGCGCAGAGCGGTCTTGCGTTTCCCCATAATTACGCGGTATTATTTATGCTGTCTGGTTCGGGTACGGCACTGGCCGTACTGACATTTGGCATGATCCGCGAACCCATTGAAAAACGTACGCGCGCACAGCTTTCTCTGAAAAATTATTTGATCAGTGGCCTGAGTTTGATGAAGGAGGATGTGAATTTCAGGCGTTTGTGCATGGTGCAATTTTTGTGGGGTTTTAGCATGATGGGCGGGCCGTTTTACGTGCCTTATGCGATTTCTGGGTTGGGTATTGGAGTCGTTTATATAGGGTTTTATGTGATTGCGATGCAGTTTAGCTCGGTTTTTTCAAATGTGGCGTGGGCATGGGTGGGGCGTTACAAGGGCAATCAGGCGTTGTTTTTGTACGGCACCTGCTTGCTCGCGTTGTCCATTCTGATTCCGATATGTATCGTGTATGTGCCCAATCACCTCCTCAATTTCTGGGGTACAGAGGTGGATTTGAGAGTTGTGGTGTATGCATTTACGTTCATTTTTTCTGGCGCAGCACAAAGCGGCATGTATTCGGGGCGCATGACGTATGTTCTCGATATCGCGCCTGCTGACCGAAGGCCGACTTATACCAGCTTTATGAATATGTTTATGTTTCCGCAGGGGTTATTGCCCATGCTGGCCGGAGTGCTGGTCGCGTGGATTTCCTATCAGAATTTGTTTCGCATTTCCCTGTTATTTATCCCATTTGCCGCAATGCTCGCCTATCAGTTAAAACCCGTTATTCATCGCGAGGACTGA